One Festucalex cinctus isolate MCC-2025b chromosome 1, RoL_Fcin_1.0, whole genome shotgun sequence genomic region harbors:
- the LOC144018200 gene encoding oxysterol-binding protein-related protein 1-like isoform X2 — protein MQDDMGDAPLHKAANTGRKEIVLLLLRYDASASVINGTAQIPKDVTEDDEIITMLEAAERREARRREERLLDAAREGDVAAMSKIVDGQEVVDVHCKDSVGNTPLHCAAYRGHKQCIIKLLKSGACPTIKNNQEQTALDLVRTRELKQILTEYQDKEASSRVQKIEGPLWKSSRFIGWRLHWVVIEDGTVSWYSRQAESGASVRKQGCRSLAQAYCMVKPWDHCFFMLKCADNSALCFKVPSKTDSVATRKRWLDAFEAHSFYSAPRGTLQQNSDDADGDGSVATSNVTQALQAASACQQKLEHEVSIFLSMVKNENCALAAPLLLKAKETSELSSETCTALQLCFQLLSKQEEVWSLKLEQEEEKNRALTEALQTIATEHHELKQSLSKNRRSPTLCTLAEDDFYDAVSESESELSVSGFLSVASHSCEEDEGRDAPLLSSSRRRHPSVLGGAAGMSGEGNHGSQNAAAKQHRTSLPAPMFSRNDVSIWSILKKCIGMELSKIAMPVILNEPLSFLQRLTEYMEHTDLIHRANAAADSVERMKCVAAFAVSAVASQWERTGKPFNPLLGETYELIRDDLGFRWVSEQVSHHPPVSAFHAEGLKEDFVFHGSICPKIKFWGKSIEAEPKGVITLELPTYNEAYTWTNPTCCVHNIIVGQLWIEQYGSVEVVNHKTGERCSMTFKPCGLFGKELHKVEGYILDKSKKKLCAIYGKWTECLYTVDPATFDAHKKSDKKNAEEKKACKRSSVDEEPEEIPPPPDAETVQVIPGSELVWKITPRPDNSAKFYAFSTFAMQLNELDKKMEGLLPATDSRLRPDIRAMENGDIEVASAEKKRLEEKQRAARKNRGKLTDEWKTRWFQQGANPHNKAQDWLYLKGYWDRKFTQLPDIY, from the exons CCGCTGAGAGAAGAGAGGCGAGGCGACGAGAGGAGAGATTGCTGGACGCCGCCAGAGAGGGGGATGTCGCTGCTATGTCTAAGATA gttgatGGACAAGAAGTGGTGGATGTGCACTGCAAGGATTCAGTGGGCAATACGCCCTTACACTGTGCTGCCTACAGAGGGCACAAGCAGTGCATAATAAAACTGCTTAAAAGTGGTGCCTGCCCAACCATTAAAAACAACCAAG AGCAGACAGCGTTGGACCTGGTCCGCACTCGTGAGCTGAAGCAAATTCTGACAGAATATCAGGACAAG gaagcgAGCAGCAGAGTGCAGAAGATTGAAGGCCCTCTTTGGAAG AGTTCACGCTTTATCGGCTGGCGTCTGCACTGGGTGGTAATTGAGGACGGAACTGTTTCCTGGTATTCCAGACA GGCTGAATCGGGAGCTAGTGTAAGAAAACAGGGCTGTAGATCTTTAGCACAGGCTTACTGTATG GTCAAACCATGGGATCATTGCTTCTTCATGCTCAAGTGCGCTGACAACTCTGCATTGTGTTTTAAAGTCCCCTCAAAGACGGACTCTGTGGCAACACGAAAA AGGTGGCTGGATGCCTTTGAGGCACACTCCTTTTACAGCGCTCCACGCGGCACCCTGCAACAGAACTCAGATGACGCAGATGGTGATGGCAGTGTTGCAACGAGCAACGTAACGCAAGCTCTGCAG GCCGCCAGTGCGTGCCAGCAGAAACTGGAGCATGAGGTGTCCATTTTTCTTTCTATGGTGAAGAATGAGAACTGTG CACTGGCTGCACCTCTTCTCTTGAAAGCAAAAGAGACCAGTGAGCTCTCCAGTGAAACTTGTACTGCTCTCCAGCTTTGCTTTCAACTGTTGTCCAAACAAGAGGAG GTGTGGAGCCTGAAGTtagagcaggaggaggagaagaacagAGCTCTGACGGAGGCGCTGCAGACGATCGCGACCGAGCACCACGAGCTCAAGCAGTCCCTGAGCAAGAACCGGAGGTCACCCACACTCTGCACCCTCGCCGAGGATGATTTCTATGATGCGGTGTCAG AGTCCGAATCGGAGCTGTCAGTGAGCGGCTTTCTGTCGGTGGCCAGCCACTCCTGCGAAGAGGACGAGGGGAGAGACGCCCCCCTTCTCAGCAgcagccgccgccgccatcCCAGCGTGCTCGGGGGGGCCGCCGGAATGTCGGGGGAAGGTAACCATGGCAGCCAGAACGCCGCCGCCAAGCAACACAG AACATCTCTACCGGCTCCGATGTTCTCCCGAAACGATGTCAGCATCTGGAGCATCTTGAAAAAATGCATCGGCATG GAGCTGTCCAAGATCGCCATGCCGGTAATATTAAACGAGCCTCTGAGCTTCCTCCAGCGGCTCACCGAATATATGGAGCACACCGACCTCATCCACCGGGCCAACGCCGCTGCGGACTCTGTCGAACGGATGAAG TGTGTTGCAGCGTTTGCTGTGTCAGCTGTGGCGTCGCAGTGGGAGAGGACTGGCAAGCCCTTCAACCCGCTACTGGGCGAGACGTACGAGCTCATCAG AGATGATTTGGGCTTCAGGTGGGTTTCCGAGCAAGTGAGCCATCACCCTCCCGTCAGTGCCTTTCACGCCGAGGGCCTCAAGGAGGATTTCGTCTTCCACGGCTCCATCTGCCCCAAAATCAAGTTTTGGGGCAAGAGCATAGAAGCCGAGCCCAAAGGAGTCATCACATTGGAGCTTCCCAC GTACAATGAAGCCTACACCTGGACAAACCCCACCTGTTGCGTCCACAACATCATCGTGGGTCAGCTTTGGATCGAGCAGTACGGCAGCGTGGAGGTCGTCAATCACAA GACCGGTGAGCGGTGCAGCATGACTTTCAAACCTTGTGGCCTCTTTGGGAAGGAGCTGCACAAAGTGGAGGGATACATCCTGGATAAAAG CAAGAAGAAGCTCTGTGCCATCTACGGCAAATGGACCGAGTGCTTATACACGGTGGACCCCGCAACCTTCGACGCCCACAAGAAGTCCGACAAAAAGAATGCAGAAGAGAAGAAGGCCTGCAAAAGa AGCAGCGTAGATGAGGAGCCCGAGGAGATTCCGCCGCCGCCTGACGCCGAGACGGTGCAGGTGATCCCGGGAAGCGAGCTGGTCTGGAAGATAACGCCTCGTCCCGACAACTCGGCCAag TTTTACGCTTTCTCCACGTTCGCCATGCAACTGAACGAGCTGGACAAGAAGATGGAGGGACTTCTGCCGGCCACAGACAGTCGTCTCCGACCGGACATCCGCGCCATGGAGAACGGAGATATCG AGGTGGCGAGTGCGGAGAAGAAGCGACTAGAAGAAAAACAGAGGGCAGCCCGGAAGAATCGTGGGAAGTTGACAGACGAATGGAAAACAAG ATGGTTTCAGCAGGGAGCCAACCCGCACAACAAAGCTCAAGACTGGCTCTACTTGAAAGGTTACTGGGACAGAAAGTTTACGCAGCTGCCCGACATCTACTAG